Proteins co-encoded in one Streptomyces roseochromogenus subsp. oscitans DS 12.976 genomic window:
- a CDS encoding GNAT family N-acetyltransferase — protein MSTIVTPVGKRPDLTAFIRLPYDLYLDDPLWVAPLERERRSFLHPARNPYHRVATVRLFLARRHGTVVGRIAAAVDPRYNERHDPHCGLIGLFECIDDTETAAALFDAADGWLAAQGMCRTFGPLNFTANDECGLQVFGFDQPHVLLLPRNPPYYTELFSACGFKKAKDLVSYSIQMPCDGEPPSEYRESAERALATPGLTVRPMDPKKTETDVAIVRDLYNDTFAHNYAFVPIDDAEFGYMVKQLKPLLRPDLLQIAEIHGEPVAFLLCLPDAHQALRAARGRLTTFGLPLGLMRIARATRRIDRVRIVAIGVAKGHRSHGIAAAMLTQAQRAAFRLRYTELSYSWVLEDNHASRRHAEALGGVHTQTHRLYARGTGHAASRTSATAEPRGRSTLSL, from the coding sequence ATGAGCACCATCGTCACACCGGTTGGCAAACGCCCCGACCTGACGGCCTTCATCCGGCTCCCGTACGACCTTTACCTCGACGACCCGCTGTGGGTGGCCCCGCTGGAGCGGGAGCGGCGCTCCTTCCTGCATCCGGCCCGCAATCCGTACCACCGGGTGGCCACGGTCCGTCTCTTCCTCGCGCGCCGCCACGGCACCGTCGTCGGCAGGATCGCGGCGGCCGTCGACCCGCGCTACAACGAGCGACACGACCCGCATTGCGGACTGATCGGCCTCTTCGAGTGCATCGACGACACCGAGACTGCGGCCGCGCTCTTCGACGCTGCGGACGGCTGGCTCGCCGCGCAGGGGATGTGCCGTACCTTCGGCCCCCTCAATTTCACTGCCAACGACGAGTGCGGACTGCAGGTCTTTGGATTCGACCAGCCGCACGTCCTGCTGCTCCCACGCAACCCGCCGTACTACACGGAACTGTTCTCCGCATGTGGATTCAAAAAGGCCAAGGATCTCGTCTCCTATTCCATTCAGATGCCCTGCGACGGAGAACCTCCAAGCGAATACCGTGAATCCGCGGAACGAGCCCTCGCCACTCCGGGCCTCACGGTGCGGCCGATGGACCCGAAGAAGACAGAAACCGATGTGGCGATCGTCCGGGACCTCTACAACGACACGTTCGCGCACAACTACGCCTTCGTCCCCATCGACGACGCGGAATTCGGCTACATGGTGAAACAGCTGAAACCCCTTCTGCGCCCCGACCTCCTGCAGATCGCCGAGATCCACGGGGAGCCCGTCGCCTTCCTTCTGTGCCTTCCAGACGCCCACCAGGCGCTCCGCGCAGCCCGTGGCCGTCTCACCACCTTCGGCCTGCCTCTTGGGCTGATGCGGATCGCGCGGGCCACCCGCCGCATCGATCGTGTTCGCATCGTTGCCATCGGCGTGGCAAAGGGGCACCGTTCCCACGGCATCGCCGCGGCCATGCTCACGCAGGCCCAACGCGCCGCCTTCCGTCTCAGATACACCGAGCTCTCGTACTCCTGGGTCCTGGAGGACAACCATGCCTCGCGCCGGCACGCCGAGGCCCTCGGTGGCGTCCACACCCAGACCCACCGGCTCTACGCGCGCGGGACGGGCCATGCAGCGTCCCGCACCAGTGCTACGGCGGAGCCCAGGGGGAGGAGCACACTCTCGTTGTAA
- a CDS encoding family 2B encapsulin nanocompartment shell protein: protein MNERLSLGPDAARQLANTTKTTPQMRGITPRYLLRALPWVDVESGVYRVNRRRTYVLGDDRISTTDDVTPRVIAGDLRELPYLREADDTLLEELAGAFTQVTFEPGELLAQEGAPADRLWVIVHGRAEKRAAGQYGADALLDVIGDGQFFDLGVWTRAEAMPYRVQALTAGVALCLERAELARLSERDETLRGALDTYVAGADVMAGAEVPVDLTAGHVGEPDLPGTFVDYEDTPREYHMTLAQTVLRVHTRVSDLYNGPIDQTRAQANLTVHALRERQEASMLYHPEFGLFNNVAPGQRVQTRTGAPTPDDLDELLTRVWKQPAYFLAHPKAIAAFGRECTRRGVPPVIENRFGSPLLTWRGVPLLPSDKVRFSGGVGVGTTEILLMRLGEAEQGVVGLRPSNVADEVEPGLAMKNMGVDQKGITSYLMTAYFNAAVLVEDALAVLQNVEVSKYHDYS, encoded by the coding sequence ATGAACGAGCGGTTGAGCCTCGGCCCGGATGCCGCACGGCAACTCGCCAACACCACCAAGACGACACCGCAGATGCGCGGCATCACGCCGCGCTATCTGCTGCGCGCGCTGCCCTGGGTGGACGTCGAGTCCGGCGTCTACCGGGTCAACCGGCGCCGTACGTACGTCCTCGGCGACGACCGCATCAGCACGACCGACGACGTCACGCCGCGCGTCATCGCAGGAGACCTCCGCGAACTGCCGTATCTGCGAGAGGCGGACGACACGCTGCTGGAGGAACTGGCCGGCGCGTTCACGCAGGTGACCTTCGAGCCGGGCGAGTTGCTGGCCCAGGAGGGCGCCCCGGCCGACCGGTTGTGGGTGATCGTGCACGGGCGCGCGGAGAAGCGTGCGGCCGGGCAGTACGGCGCGGACGCGCTCCTCGACGTCATCGGCGACGGCCAGTTCTTCGACCTCGGCGTGTGGACTCGCGCCGAGGCCATGCCGTACCGGGTGCAGGCGCTGACCGCCGGCGTCGCCCTCTGCCTGGAGCGCGCGGAGCTCGCCCGGCTCAGCGAGCGGGACGAGACCTTACGGGGTGCGCTGGACACGTACGTCGCCGGCGCCGACGTCATGGCCGGTGCCGAGGTCCCCGTCGACCTCACGGCGGGGCACGTCGGTGAGCCGGACCTGCCGGGGACGTTCGTCGACTACGAGGACACGCCCCGCGAGTACCACATGACGCTCGCACAGACAGTGTTGCGCGTGCACACACGTGTCTCCGACCTCTACAACGGGCCGATCGACCAGACGCGGGCCCAGGCCAACCTCACCGTGCACGCCCTGCGCGAGCGGCAGGAGGCCTCGATGCTGTACCACCCGGAGTTCGGGCTCTTCAACAACGTCGCTCCCGGGCAGCGCGTACAGACGCGCACCGGCGCGCCGACCCCCGACGACCTGGACGAGCTGCTGACGCGGGTGTGGAAGCAGCCCGCCTACTTCCTCGCCCATCCGAAGGCGATCGCGGCGTTCGGCCGCGAATGTACACGCCGGGGCGTGCCCCCGGTGATCGAGAACCGCTTTGGCAGCCCGCTGCTGACCTGGCGCGGAGTGCCGCTGCTGCCGTCCGACAAGGTGAGGTTCTCCGGAGGCGTGGGCGTGGGTACCACCGAGATCCTGCTGATGCGTCTGGGCGAGGCCGAGCAGGGCGTGGTGGGACTGCGGCCCTCGAACGTCGCCGACGAGGTCGAGCCGGGCCTGGCGATGAAGAACATGGGCGTGGACCAGAAGGGCATCACGTCGTACCTGATGACGGCGTACTTCAACGCGGCGGTGCTGGTGGAGGACGCGCTCGCGGTGCTCCAGAACGTCGAGGTGTCCAAGTACCATGACTACTCCTGA
- a CDS encoding 3-oxoacyl-[acyl-carrier-protein] synthase III C-terminal domain-containing protein has protein sequence MDWLVGHQANARILALVGDVLGIEPERRVVCLERTGNTATASIPLALSQLASSGRLRAGDRVVLTSFGGGLSWGSTTLIWPRAVAVSEPGAERFSTGASA, from the coding sequence GTGGACTGGCTGGTCGGCCATCAGGCCAACGCCAGGATCCTCGCCCTCGTCGGCGATGTCCTGGGCATCGAGCCGGAGCGCCGCGTCGTGTGCCTGGAGCGGACCGGCAACACCGCTACCGCCTCGATTCCGCTCGCGCTCAGTCAGCTCGCCTCCTCGGGGAGGCTGCGAGCCGGTGACCGTGTGGTCCTGACCTCGTTCGGTGGTGGCCTGTCGTGGGGCTCCACCACCCTGATCTGGCCGCGTGCCGTGGCAGTGTCCGAGCCCGGCGCCGAGAGGTTTTCGACGGGGGCTTCGGCATGA
- a CDS encoding DUF6114 domain-containing protein, producing MIIKPFDRRRELLSTAVEFRRTFRTWRGERPFWAGVFTFAAGLPILYWPYANLDLGGVPLALSTTSGAGSLVIGTLLLALGVALWYGPHLRAFAGIATLLLAVISFPVANFGGLFLGAASGLIGGSLACAWMPPTADEPSTPPGDRTAAPVPAGEGRSDT from the coding sequence GTGATCATCAAACCCTTCGACAGACGACGTGAACTGCTTTCCACCGCAGTGGAGTTCAGGCGGACGTTCAGAACCTGGCGTGGCGAACGCCCCTTCTGGGCAGGGGTGTTCACGTTCGCAGCCGGTCTGCCCATCCTCTACTGGCCTTACGCCAACCTGGACCTGGGCGGGGTTCCACTCGCCCTGTCGACCACGTCGGGTGCCGGATCCCTGGTGATCGGGACTCTGCTCCTGGCGCTGGGTGTCGCGCTCTGGTACGGCCCCCACCTTCGTGCGTTCGCCGGGATTGCCACCCTCCTCCTCGCCGTCATTTCCTTTCCCGTCGCGAACTTCGGCGGCCTCTTCCTCGGCGCAGCCTCCGGCCTGATCGGCGGCTCCCTGGCCTGTGCCTGGATGCCGCCCACGGCCGACGAGCCGTCGACGCCACCCGGTGACCGCACGGCCGCACCGGTTCCGGCGGGAGAGGGCCGAAGTGACACCTGA
- a CDS encoding beta-ketoacyl-[acyl-carrier-protein] synthase family protein: MKETSTVWPVAVTGLGMITPGGGDAATTWQTVCDGASTTAVDPALAHLPVRLSCRVSAPLARPVMLRKGIRNLDPVTRFGLNAADEALSDAGLDPAQWPADRVAVIAGTGAGGSQTVTEGHQVLAAQGPGAVSPYHHPASLINMTAAFLSLYFGARGPSLTVSTACASGADAIGLAQDLLATDRCDIALVCGAEAGITPMAVAGFAQIRALSTHPEPHLASRPFDRQRDGFVIAEGAAALVLERPQDATARDAHIHALLLAHASTTDAHHATAPHPDAHGAEKALRQALQRAGLTPADITHVNAHGTSTRANDRIEAGLLTRLFPHHPAITSTKGALGHALGAAGAIEAALTALTLEKQQIPATSGTREVDPACDIDLVTHAPRPHQGTYAVSNSFGFGGHNSVLVLAAP; the protein is encoded by the coding sequence ATGAAAGAGACGAGCACCGTGTGGCCCGTCGCGGTCACCGGCCTGGGGATGATCACTCCAGGTGGCGGCGATGCCGCCACCACCTGGCAGACGGTGTGCGACGGCGCCTCCACTACCGCCGTCGATCCGGCACTGGCCCATCTGCCGGTCCGCCTGTCCTGCCGTGTCTCCGCGCCGCTGGCACGGCCCGTCATGCTCCGCAAGGGCATCAGAAACCTCGACCCGGTCACCCGCTTCGGGCTCAACGCCGCGGACGAGGCGCTCAGCGACGCCGGGCTCGATCCAGCGCAGTGGCCCGCCGACCGCGTCGCCGTCATCGCCGGCACCGGGGCCGGCGGCTCCCAGACCGTCACCGAGGGACACCAGGTACTTGCTGCTCAGGGGCCCGGGGCCGTCTCGCCGTACCATCATCCCGCCTCGCTGATCAACATGACAGCCGCGTTCCTGAGCCTGTACTTCGGCGCCCGCGGTCCCAGCCTCACCGTCTCCACCGCCTGTGCCTCGGGCGCCGACGCCATCGGCCTTGCCCAAGACCTGCTCGCCACCGACCGCTGCGACATCGCCCTCGTGTGCGGCGCGGAGGCCGGCATCACCCCCATGGCAGTCGCGGGCTTCGCCCAGATCAGAGCCCTGTCAACCCACCCCGAACCCCACCTGGCGTCACGTCCCTTCGACCGGCAGCGGGACGGATTCGTCATCGCCGAAGGCGCCGCCGCGCTCGTGCTGGAACGGCCCCAGGATGCCACCGCCCGCGATGCCCATATCCACGCCCTGCTGCTGGCACACGCCTCCACTACCGACGCCCACCACGCGACCGCACCCCACCCCGACGCCCACGGCGCCGAGAAGGCCCTGCGCCAGGCCCTGCAGCGGGCCGGTCTGACACCGGCCGACATCACCCACGTCAACGCACACGGCACCTCAACACGCGCCAACGACCGGATCGAAGCCGGCCTGCTCACCCGCCTCTTCCCCCACCACCCCGCCATCACCTCGACCAAGGGCGCGCTCGGCCACGCCCTCGGCGCGGCCGGGGCAATCGAGGCCGCACTTACCGCCCTCACCCTGGAAAAGCAGCAGATCCCCGCTACATCCGGCACACGCGAAGTCGACCCGGCCTGCGACATCGACCTCGTCACCCACGCGCCCCGACCCCACCAGGGCACGTACGCCGTCAGCAACTCCTTCGGGTTCGGCGGCCATAACAGCGTGCTTGTCCTCGCCGCCCCCTGA
- a CDS encoding DUF6230 family protein has product MSHRAGRTRWRRFAVVLVSGVAACATVGIAMAQGVLAASFFISGQRFQVSADSLTARGFSLYGMVDVTKKHELVPVVVNGFRHATVRGLCQSILVDIPVLGTQTLRLTGGDDRPAEASDLFIDATAESADGANFSGLDIGVAQGALAKGSVEPQDRNSRFFAPDGVGQQALSTTLTDLRVSAVTVSAGTFSVPGLRLRLEHGSHPCP; this is encoded by the coding sequence ATGTCGCACCGCGCCGGGAGAACCCGCTGGAGGCGCTTCGCGGTGGTCCTGGTGTCCGGCGTCGCAGCGTGCGCGACGGTCGGCATCGCCATGGCGCAAGGAGTGCTCGCCGCCTCGTTCTTCATCTCCGGTCAGAGGTTTCAGGTCTCCGCCGACTCGTTGACCGCCCGTGGATTCAGCCTCTACGGCATGGTCGACGTGACCAAGAAACATGAACTCGTACCCGTCGTGGTCAACGGGTTCCGGCACGCGACGGTCAGGGGGCTGTGCCAGTCCATTCTCGTCGACATCCCGGTGCTGGGCACACAGACTCTGCGGCTCACCGGCGGTGACGACCGGCCGGCCGAGGCGTCGGACCTGTTCATCGACGCGACGGCCGAGTCCGCCGATGGCGCGAATTTCAGCGGCCTCGACATCGGAGTCGCTCAGGGCGCCCTGGCCAAGGGGTCGGTCGAGCCCCAAGACAGGAACTCGCGGTTCTTCGCCCCTGACGGGGTGGGCCAGCAAGCTCTGTCGACCACCCTGACCGACCTGCGAGTGAGTGCCGTCACGGTCTCCGCCGGCACGTTCAGCGTTCCGGGTCTGCGCTTGCGGCTCGAGCACGGCAGCCATCCGTGCCCCTGA
- a CDS encoding cysteine desulfurase — MTTPDVAAGVPAPPGLSGLRGSPELTGQAMAPAAPQPSGTSQGFSPEVARRDVPILHRTVNGHPLIWLDNGATTQKPRQVIETLAAFYASANSNIHRGAHTMAREATEMYEAGRAAVAQFLGAPSPESIVFVRGTTEAINLVAQSWGRANLGPGDDVLVPVLEHHANIVPWQRVAKETRARVVPVPLRPDGGIDQDAYADLLSMRTRLVVLSHASNVLGTVPPVREMTALAHRYQAKVLVDGAQAVAHFPVDVTDLDADFYTFSGHKIYAPTGIGALYAKPEILRTMAPWQSGGNMIESVSFDRTTYAPVPHRFEAGTGHISGVAGLLSALNWLTGFDRKAVADYETQLTAYAQEALAKVPGLELLGPAAERIGVLTFTLPGHSPTEIADWLDGDGIAIRAGHHCAQPALAHYGLDSAARASLALYNTREEVDRLVASLLELRAA, encoded by the coding sequence ATGACTACTCCTGACGTTGCCGCCGGAGTCCCCGCGCCGCCCGGCCTGTCCGGGCTTCGCGGGTCTCCCGAACTCACCGGTCAGGCCATGGCCCCTGCCGCTCCCCAGCCGTCCGGTACCTCCCAGGGCTTCTCGCCCGAAGTGGCTCGCCGGGACGTGCCGATCCTGCACCGGACGGTCAACGGTCACCCGCTGATCTGGCTGGACAACGGCGCCACCACACAGAAGCCCCGGCAGGTGATCGAGACGCTGGCGGCGTTCTACGCCTCTGCCAACTCCAACATCCACCGGGGCGCGCACACCATGGCGCGCGAGGCGACGGAAATGTACGAGGCTGGCCGGGCCGCGGTCGCGCAGTTTCTGGGCGCGCCCTCGCCCGAGAGCATCGTCTTCGTCCGGGGAACGACCGAGGCCATCAACCTGGTCGCACAGAGCTGGGGGCGAGCAAACCTCGGCCCTGGAGACGACGTCCTCGTGCCGGTGCTGGAGCACCACGCGAACATCGTGCCCTGGCAACGGGTCGCCAAGGAGACACGAGCGCGCGTCGTGCCCGTACCCCTGCGGCCGGACGGCGGCATCGACCAGGACGCGTACGCCGATCTGCTCTCCATGCGGACCCGGCTCGTGGTCCTCAGCCATGCCTCGAACGTCCTCGGCACCGTTCCACCGGTGCGGGAGATGACGGCGCTTGCGCACCGCTACCAGGCGAAAGTGCTGGTGGACGGGGCACAGGCAGTGGCGCACTTCCCCGTCGACGTGACGGACCTGGACGCCGACTTCTACACCTTCTCCGGCCACAAGATCTACGCCCCGACAGGCATCGGCGCCCTGTACGCCAAGCCAGAGATCCTCCGGACCATGGCGCCGTGGCAGTCGGGCGGCAACATGATCGAGTCGGTGAGCTTCGACCGTACGACATACGCCCCGGTCCCGCACCGCTTCGAAGCCGGTACCGGCCACATCTCCGGCGTGGCCGGCCTGCTGTCCGCCCTCAACTGGCTGACAGGCTTCGACCGTAAGGCGGTGGCGGACTACGAGACCCAGCTGACGGCCTACGCGCAGGAGGCCCTGGCCAAGGTTCCGGGCCTCGAACTGCTGGGCCCGGCGGCCGAGCGGATCGGCGTACTGACCTTCACCCTGCCCGGCCACAGCCCGACCGAGATCGCCGACTGGCTGGACGGCGACGGCATCGCGATCCGGGCCGGCCATCACTGCGCCCAGCCGGCGCTGGCTCACTACGGCCTCGATTCGGCGGCCCGCGCGTCGTTGGCGCTGTACAACACGAGGGAGGAGGTGGACCGGCTGGTGGCGTCGCTACTGGAGCTGCGGGCCGCCTAG
- a CDS encoding MFS transporter, with product MSSPTSAPPAPSRLPRIVAASLIGTTIEWYDFFLYGSAAALVFNKLFFPDSDPLVGTLLSFLTYAVGFAARPLGALVFGHYGDRLGRKKLLVLSLVMMGGATFAIGLLPTHATVGAAAPVLLTTLRLVQGFALGGEWGGAVLLVSEHGDARRRGFWASWPQTGAPAGQLLATGVLSLLTAVLSDDAFGTWGWRIPFLLSGVLVLIGLWIRLSVDESPVFKEALAQAESRRAEEPEKLPLVSVLRHHWRDILVAMGARMAENISYYVITAFVLVYATTSADVSKQTALNAVLIGSAVHFAVIPAWGALSDRVGRRPVYLLGAAGIGVWMFPFFSLADTGSFGYLVLAVTVGLVLHGAMYAPQAAFFAEMFATRMRYSGASIGAQFASVAAGAPAPLIATALLDDYGSSTPIALYVIAASVLTLAAVGVARETRHRDLARVEGEGGESAGTSPTAEARTV from the coding sequence ATGTCGTCGCCCACAAGCGCTCCACCAGCCCCGTCCAGACTCCCCCGTATCGTCGCCGCCAGCCTCATCGGCACCACCATCGAGTGGTACGACTTCTTCCTCTACGGCTCCGCCGCCGCGCTGGTGTTCAACAAGCTGTTCTTCCCGGACTCCGACCCGCTCGTCGGGACGCTGCTGTCGTTTCTGACGTATGCCGTCGGGTTCGCGGCCCGCCCGTTGGGGGCACTCGTGTTCGGGCACTACGGCGACCGGCTGGGGCGGAAGAAGCTGCTGGTGCTGAGCCTGGTGATGATGGGCGGGGCGACGTTCGCCATCGGGCTGCTGCCCACGCACGCCACGGTCGGGGCCGCCGCACCCGTGCTGCTGACCACTCTGCGGCTCGTCCAGGGGTTCGCGCTGGGCGGCGAGTGGGGCGGTGCCGTCCTGCTGGTGTCGGAACACGGGGACGCGCGGCGGCGCGGGTTCTGGGCCTCGTGGCCGCAGACCGGCGCGCCGGCGGGCCAGTTGCTCGCGACCGGCGTGCTCTCGCTGCTCACCGCCGTACTCTCCGACGACGCCTTCGGGACATGGGGCTGGCGGATCCCGTTCCTGCTCTCCGGGGTGCTCGTGCTCATCGGTCTGTGGATCCGGCTGTCCGTCGACGAATCGCCCGTGTTCAAGGAGGCGTTGGCGCAGGCCGAGTCCCGGCGGGCGGAGGAGCCGGAGAAGCTGCCGCTCGTCTCCGTGCTGCGCCACCACTGGCGGGACATACTGGTGGCGATGGGCGCCCGCATGGCCGAGAACATCAGCTACTACGTCATCACCGCCTTCGTCCTCGTCTACGCCACCACATCGGCCGACGTCTCCAAACAGACCGCGCTCAACGCCGTACTCATCGGCTCCGCCGTGCACTTCGCCGTCATCCCGGCCTGGGGGGCGCTGTCCGACCGGGTCGGGCGGCGGCCCGTGTACCTGCTCGGCGCGGCCGGTATCGGTGTGTGGATGTTCCCGTTCTTCTCGCTCGCGGACACCGGCTCGTTCGGGTATCTGGTCCTGGCCGTCACCGTCGGGCTCGTGCTGCACGGCGCCATGTACGCGCCCCAGGCCGCCTTCTTCGCCGAGATGTTCGCCACCCGGATGCGGTACTCGGGCGCGTCCATCGGCGCTCAATTCGCCTCGGTGGCGGCCGGTGCACCGGCCCCGCTGATCGCCACCGCCCTGCTCGACGACTACGGCAGCTCCACCCCGATCGCCCTGTACGTGATCGCCGCCTCGGTGCTGACCCTGGCCGCCGTGGGTGTGGCGCGGGAGACACGCCACCGGGACCTGGCCCGTGTCGAGGGTGAGGGCGGCGAGTCCGCCGGTACGAGTCCCACTGCGGAGGCGCGGACGGTCTGA
- a CDS encoding aminotransferase class I/II-fold pyridoxal phosphate-dependent enzyme, with product MDGFIARSSGIAETARAYVGWRGRQSNQVYGRPLCGLPGAVGAMLRADTGDTQDVINMASYNYLGLAGRPEITQAVREVLESYGAGSGGAPLACGTTPLHGALERDLAQHCGQDDAALFSSGYAANLGLIAGMMRPGDTVVLDRHAHASAVDGVRLSGAQLRVFRHNDPEDLETVLKQVPCTGERLVCIEGLYSMDGDVPELKAMVDVAGRYGARVVLDEAHSEFCFGATGGGLTEVQGVKVDFHVGTLSKALCVQGGFIAGDAAVMQWLRDLARSRLFSGSLSPVLVAAATAALRISRSEPQLRERLAENSRLLRERMRAQGIDVLGSDHVVPVVTGEEETCVRAAHKLSTQGIHVFPVVYPAVGIGRARLRMTVTADHQPHQLGMVADALVAAVAEARGD from the coding sequence ATGGACGGATTCATCGCGCGATCATCAGGCATTGCCGAGACCGCGCGTGCTTACGTCGGGTGGCGTGGCCGGCAGAGCAACCAGGTCTACGGCAGACCGCTTTGCGGGCTGCCGGGCGCGGTGGGGGCGATGCTCCGTGCGGACACCGGGGATACGCAGGACGTCATCAACATGGCGTCGTACAACTACCTGGGTCTGGCCGGGCGTCCGGAGATCACTCAGGCCGTTCGCGAGGTGTTGGAGTCCTACGGTGCCGGTTCCGGAGGGGCTCCGCTGGCGTGTGGGACCACGCCGTTACACGGTGCGTTGGAACGAGATCTGGCCCAGCACTGCGGGCAGGACGATGCCGCGCTGTTCTCCAGCGGCTATGCCGCCAACCTCGGGCTCATCGCCGGCATGATGCGGCCGGGGGACACAGTGGTCCTGGATCGTCATGCACACGCCTCGGCCGTCGATGGTGTGAGGCTGTCGGGTGCACAGTTGCGGGTGTTCCGCCACAACGATCCCGAGGATCTTGAGACCGTGTTGAAGCAGGTGCCTTGCACAGGCGAGCGGCTCGTGTGCATCGAGGGACTGTATTCGATGGACGGTGACGTGCCCGAGCTGAAGGCCATGGTGGACGTCGCAGGTCGGTACGGTGCCCGCGTCGTGCTGGATGAGGCGCACTCCGAATTCTGCTTCGGCGCCACGGGCGGGGGGCTTACAGAAGTCCAGGGCGTGAAGGTCGACTTCCATGTCGGCACGCTGTCGAAGGCACTGTGCGTGCAGGGCGGGTTCATCGCGGGAGACGCCGCGGTCATGCAGTGGCTGAGGGATCTGGCCAGGTCGCGGCTGTTCTCGGGGAGCCTGTCTCCCGTGCTGGTCGCCGCGGCGACGGCGGCGCTGCGCATCTCCCGCAGCGAGCCGCAACTGCGGGAGAGGCTCGCGGAGAACTCCCGGCTGCTGCGCGAGCGCATGCGGGCCCAGGGCATCGATGTCCTGGGCAGCGACCATGTGGTTCCGGTGGTGACGGGAGAGGAAGAGACGTGCGTCCGGGCGGCTCACAAGCTGAGCACTCAGGGGATCCACGTCTTCCCCGTTGTCTACCCCGCCGTCGGCATCGGGCGGGCCCGGCTGCGGATGACCGTCACCGCCGATCATCAGCCGCATCAGCTGGGCATGGTCGCGGACGCGTTGGTCGCGGCAGTGGCCGAGGCGAGGGGCGACTGA
- a CDS encoding PucR family transcriptional regulator, with the protein WSAASHLAATRQGLAAARDGGTVLLLPLAVDDSATDLARRTARQLGTAVHQPVTVGASAPVTGLTTHPETVAAAYAEGRRCLDALRLLNRAGDGAAAEDFGFLGLLLAGERDVGGFVDRTIGPVVTYDERRGTELLRTLDAYFACGMSPARTKDALHVHVNTVAQRLERVGRLLGEDWQTPARALEIQLALRLHRLASPDRR; encoded by the coding sequence CTGGTCGGCCGCCTCGCACCTCGCCGCGACCCGGCAGGGCCTGGCCGCCGCCCGTGACGGCGGAACCGTCCTGCTGCTGCCGCTCGCCGTCGACGACAGCGCCACCGACCTGGCCCGCCGCACCGCCCGCCAGCTGGGCACGGCCGTCCACCAACCCGTCACGGTCGGCGCCTCGGCCCCGGTCACCGGCCTCACCACGCACCCCGAGACCGTCGCCGCCGCCTACGCCGAGGGCCGGCGCTGTCTGGACGCGCTGCGCCTGCTGAACCGCGCCGGGGACGGCGCGGCGGCCGAGGACTTCGGCTTCCTCGGCCTGCTCCTTGCGGGCGAACGGGACGTCGGCGGCTTCGTCGACCGCACCATCGGCCCGGTCGTGACCTACGACGAGCGACGCGGTACGGAACTGCTACGCACCCTGGACGCCTACTTCGCCTGCGGGATGAGCCCGGCCCGCACCAAGGACGCGCTGCACGTCCACGTGAACACCGTCGCCCAGCGGCTGGAGCGGGTGGGCCGGCTGCTGGGCGAGGACTGGCAGACCCCGGCCCGCGCCCTGGAGATCCAACTGGCCCTGCGGCTCCACCGGTTGGCGTCCCCGGACAGACGCTGA
- a CDS encoding acyl carrier protein: MSAFDRLADLVSRVAEVPLETITPNSNLEQLDIDSLALVELSLRVNSDFGITVEDGDIQASDTVGSIAQFIDSKLPADLTQGASLPQ; encoded by the coding sequence ATGTCCGCCTTCGACCGCCTCGCCGACTTGGTCAGCCGCGTCGCCGAAGTCCCCCTCGAAACCATCACCCCCAACAGCAACCTGGAACAGCTCGACATCGACTCGCTGGCCCTGGTGGAACTGAGCCTGCGCGTCAACAGCGACTTCGGCATCACCGTCGAGGACGGCGACATCCAAGCCAGCGACACCGTCGGCAGCATCGCGCAGTTCATCGACAGCAAGCTCCCTGCCGATCTCACCCAAGGCGCGTCCCTTCCTCAGTGA